The Misgurnus anguillicaudatus chromosome 15, ASM2758022v2, whole genome shotgun sequence genome has a window encoding:
- the lyve1b gene encoding lymphatic vessel endothelial hyaluronic receptor 1b gives MFNVSTVMARVWLSSSLLFLLFNCTLCLDVNQIEVPTGDGISGVLLVLTKDKKYSFNATMAKDACNAIKMRIATKAEVETANQHGLQTCRFGWVEEQIAVIPRTERHQSCGSNNLGVTVWRADISKLFDVYCFKPSGPETTTSRMLEPTTEGGRTSPTHHSSTTSVDPLTIHTSSSPVTSLPPYSSPPSFSSPFNTSSTIILSSINETSQATTSTQVHSTPRTLTKFSTSHPSSSFHSSTNTVYQHTSTPTGRHDLSQTGRPNIPSSRAVPKTVAIVSVVLLLLLAASGAAWYLKIKRGQQFPSWTRMGPKHITETEMWRHIRNRHCTQEQTRKDNNNRNCDNIILQMEEDPDLDDSP, from the exons ATGTTTAATGTTAGTACAGTGATGGCTAGAGTTTGGTTATCCTCGAGTCTACTGTTCTTATTATTTAATTGCACGCTCTGTTTAGATGTAAATCAAATCGAAG ttCCCACAGGTGATGGTATTTCTGGAGTTTTGCTCGTCCTAACCAAGGATAAGAAGTACAGTTTTAATGCCACAATGGCCAAAGATGCATGCAATGctattaaaatgagaatcgCTACAAAGGCTGAAGTTGAGACAGCAAACCAACATGGCTTACAGACATGCAG GTTTGGCTGGGTTGAAGAGCAAATTGCAGTTATTCCTCGAACAGAGAGACACCAAAGCTGTGGTAGTAACAATCTGGGCGTTACTGTATGGAGAGCTGACATCAGCAAATTGTTTgatgtttattgttttaagcCATCAG GTCCTGAAACAACAACATCAAGAATGCTTGAACCTACAACAGAAGGGGGCAGAACCTCACCAACCCACCATTCTTCTACCACATCAGTTGATCCGTTAACCATTCATACTAGCTCTTCTCCTGTCACATCTCTTCCTCCCTACTCATCCCCACCATCCTTTTCCTCTCCATTCAACACTTCCTCAACAATTATTCTTTCCAGCATTAATGAAACTTCCCAGGCAACAACAAGCACCCAGGTTCACTCGACTCCCAGAACCTTGACCAAATTCTCGACCTCACACCCCTCATCTTCCTTTCATTCATCTACTAATACTGTTTATCAGCATACTTCAACTCCAACAGGCCGACATGATCTGTCTCAGACTGGTAGACCTAACATACCTTCCAGTAGAG caGTTCCCAAAACAGTTGCTATCGTTTCTGTTGTGCTACTACTGTTATTAGCAGCTTCGGGTGCAGCTTGGTATctcaaaattaa AAGAGGACAACAATTTCCATCCTGGACCAGAATGGGGCCAAAACACATTACTGAAACTGAAATGTGGAGACACATTAGGAACAGACATTGCACGCAAGAACAGACGAGGAAAGACAACAACAACAGGAACTGTGACAACATTATCCTTCAGATGGAAGAAGATCCAGACTTAGACGATTCACCATAA